The proteins below are encoded in one region of Penicillium psychrofluorescens genome assembly, chromosome: 4:
- a CDS encoding uncharacterized protein (ID:PFLUO_006264-T1.cds;~source:funannotate) produces the protein MEENRHSEEALNASEPRNLEDYSGAESLVTSTAMTAERAYYHCGNFFIKRGLRPSEYMTTIRGTKHIPQLGKERLQNEAAALRFIQRVSNIPVPTLYGAFEVDDSFMLIIEHIDGVPMSRLSEDQKSVVRTEVEQHLATLRRIKSDTIGGPSGIVLPPYRVMRLSDKDEWPRKVSQNGKYVFCHNDLSQHNIIVDPRTLKIRAIVDWEYAGFFPEHFEWPFYERPGPSVALNGEHDDSADLLQFMEAS, from the coding sequence ATGGAAGAGAACCGCCATAGCGAGGAGGCCCTCAATGCTAGCGAACCTAGAAACCTCGAAGATTATTCAGGGGCTGAGTCGCTCGTTACGTCTACTGCGATGACCGCCGAAAGAGCTTACTACCATTGTGGTAATTTTTTTATCAAACGAGGTCTTCGGCCGAGCGAATACATGACCACTATTCGAGGCACGAAGCATATCCCTCAACTAGGGAAAGAACGACTCCAGAACGAGGCTGCAGCGTTACGTTTCATTCAACGCGTTAGCAATATCCCTGTTCCAACTTTGTACGGTGCTTTCGAGGTCGACGACTCGTTCATGTTAATCATAGAGCATATTGACGGCGTGCCTATGTCAAGATTGTCAGAAGATCAAAAAAGTGTCGTCCGTACTGAGGTTGAGCAACACCTAGCTACCCTCCGTAGGATCAAATCGGACACTATTGGTGGTCCTTCGGGGATAGTACTCCCACCATATCGAGTAATGCGGCTCTCGGACAAAGATGAATGGCCACGGAAAGTGTCTCAAAATGGCAAATATGTCTTCTGCCACAATGATCTTTCCCAGCATAATATCATTGTCGATCCTCGAACATTGAAAATCCGGGCTATTGTCGACTGGGAATACGCCGGATTCTTCCCTGAACATTTTGAGTGGCCTTTCTACGAAAGACCAGGCCCGTCAGTAGCTTTGAATGGTGAACATGACGATTCCGCAGATTTGCTACAGTTTATGGAGGCTTCCTAA
- a CDS encoding uncharacterized protein (ID:PFLUO_006265-T1.cds;~source:funannotate), whose amino-acid sequence MANRACHSASPPLSSGRANSTGVLMDDCPRDPISSPSTRAIKGSPRVCAAFTAQYRRQGSSRASPRRRRLSATSPRQLSSYIVSSGAKEWNSEKDVTSGIITETDVAQDACDDTSQPSQPPHPAAALEDVNSQDESAPFENTKQAIQKDQGVVDAGTNTPFEMFRQPEINSITDEQLIGEVRQIYTGLVAVEKKCIELDKQVLESKTVLTSQQWQAMIAVHRSLLYEHHDFFLASQHPSASPVVKRLAEKYAMPARMWRYGIHSFLELLRHKLQDSLEYMLSFIYIAYSMMTLLLETVPTYKENWIECLGDLARYRMAVEDTDMRDREVWANVSRYWYRKDSDRNPEVGRIQHHLAVLARPDILMQLFYYTKAMISVQPFPYARDSALLLFNPLLNEQASQNRTMVTAFVAAHGALFTGRPTEQFVALGVEFLSLLRKDIGRLGQQGQQGVYITSCNLAAVFQYGDSEAVITKAFSQQQHASLTEVYSSAQEQWRSSTAASTLPKVEYLTNMGTSLASHTLSVIISQIGDPNMYPSTHISLAFIWCLSLHPSAMRHHEQLIPWAGIVTFLNTLIRGDINISKIESESFPRLEDGVPHQLAEDYHIRGQAWSRLYYPEGFFADAPDEDERPTIEEPSAVIPRKHRCLWLGVRLATVRT is encoded by the coding sequence ATGGCCAACCGGGCCTGTCATTCGGCCAGTCCTCCGCTCTCCAGTGGCCGCGCAAATTCAACTGGTGTCCTGATGGACGATTGTCCTCGGGATCCGATCAGCAGTCCAAGCACACGGGCCATTAAGGGATCGCCGCGCGTATGTGCAGCGTTCACCGCACAATATCGCCGCCAGGGCAGCTCTCGAGCTTCgccgaggcggcggaggctTTCTGCAACTTCTCCCCGGCAATTAAGCTCCTACATTGTGTCTTCTGGAGCCAAGGAATGGAATTCCGAGAAGGACGTGACCTCTGGGATCATTACTGAGACAGACGTGGCGCAAGATGCATGCGATGATACTTCGCAGCCATCGCAACCACCacaccctgctgctgctctggaAGATGTTAATTCACAGGATGAGAGTGCACCTTTTGAAAATACCAAGCAGGCTATTCAGAAAGACCAGGGGGTAGTTGACGCTGGGACCAACACACCCTTTGAAATGTTTCGCCAGCCAGAAATCAATTCAATCACGGACGAACAATTGATTGGTGAAGTTCGGCAGATCTATACCGGGCTGGTTGCGGTGGAAAAGAAGTGCATTGAGCTCGACAAACAAGTATTAGAATCCAAGACCGTTCTGACATCCCAACAATGGCAAGCGATGATCGCCGTCCACCGAAGCTTGCTGTATGAGCACCACGACTTCTTTCTTGCCTCCCAGCACCCATCGGCAAGTCCAGTCGTGAAGCGATTAGCGGAGAAATATGCCATGCCCGCTCGAATGTGGCGCTATGGCATCCACTCCTTCCTCGAGCTCTTGCGCCACAAGCTCCAGGACTCCTTGGAGTATATGCTCTCCTTCATCTATATCGCCTATTCGATGATGACACTGTTGTTAGAGACCGTGCCTACCTACAAGGAGAATTGGATCGAATGCCTTGGTGATCTGGCGCGGTATCGCATGGCCGTTGAGGATACTGACATGCGCGATCGTGAGGTCTGGGCTAATGTATCGCGATACTGGTACCGCAAGGATTCTGACAGAAACCCCGAGGTCGGACGGATTCAGCATCACCTCGCGGTGCTCGCCCGTCCAGACATTCTCATGCAGCTCTTCTACTACACCAAGGCCATGATCAGCGTCCAGCCATTTCCTTATGCCAGGGATAGCGCCCTTCTGCTCTTCAATCCATTATTGAATGAGCAAGCATCCCAAAATCGCACGATGGTTACAGCATTCGTGGCAGCACATGGAGCTCTTTTCACTGGCCGCCCAACTGAGCAATTCGTCGCCCTAGGGGTTGAGTTTTTGTCACTGCTGCGTAAGGATATTGGACGCCTGGGCCAACAGGGCCAACAAGGCGTCTATATTACTTCCTGTAATCTAGCCGCAGTATTTCAATATGGCGATTCCGAAGCGGTCATTACAAAAGCGTTCTCGCAACAACAACACGCTAGTCTTACAGAGGTCTATAGCTCTGCACAAGAGCAATGGAGATCTAGCACAGCAGCTTCTACCCTTCCAAAAGTCGAATATCTTACGAACATGGGAACTTCTCTCGCATCACACACTCTCTCCGTTATTATCAGCCAAATCGGGGATCCAAACATGTATCCGAGCACCCACATTTCCCTGGCTTTTATCTGGTGCTTATCACTTCACCCCTCCGCGATGCGACACCATGAACAATTGATCCCATGGGCGGGGATCGTCACTTTCCTAAACACTCTGATCCGCGGCGATATCAACATTTCAAAGATCGAAAGCGAATCATTCCCCCGTCTCGAAGATGGAGTCCCCCACCAACTCGCTGAAGACTATCACATCCGCGGTCAAGCATGGAGCCGACTGTACTACCCAGAGGGATTCTTCGCGGATGCCCCCGATGAGGACGAGAGGCCAACCATTGAGGAACCATCTGCAGTTATTCCAAGGAAACACCGGTGTCTCTGGCTAGGCGTCCGGCTTGCAACTGTTCGTACTTGA